The Acidimicrobiia bacterium genome has a segment encoding these proteins:
- a CDS encoding putative glycoside hydrolase, with product MIRTVSALLLVGSLVLGGCVTLQPEPASTTSSPATITTTTTPPTTTSVAEQPVTRLRVVDPAARPIPGARVGDRGTTGIDGYLELETPAGGFAVAADGYLARLVPEWLPGDMEVVLEPIIVAGVARSPAGETLGGVAVTLDDRETITDESGRFEFIAAPAGTIRLYAPGLARAEIEWAGHDTWVPVTLERLLVRALHVSGWAMGSPDRRQHLLDLATATEINALVVDLKDESGRVFYPSTVPLAGRLGAVGNEYTLEEVVNTAADLHLYLIGRIVTFQDPIAGRAVPEMAVWDTTAGAPFERKGQYFLDPTDPDARQYALDLAVEACAAGFDEVQFDYVRYPAGFDSSAVFDGGADARQRPIVIRDFLAEASALLHPAGCTVAADIFGFITSTKGDGGIGQQLEELAGVVDVLSPMLYPSHYSEGWFGFDVPNDHPGPVVARGLDDGINRLDSPVILRPWIQDFSYDAEQVRAEIEAAEERGLGWMLWNAASRFTEDALLPATGE from the coding sequence ATGATCAGGACGGTGTCCGCCTTGCTGCTCGTCGGATCGCTGGTGCTCGGTGGATGTGTCACATTGCAGCCAGAACCAGCCTCCACGACCTCTTCGCCGGCGACAATTACGACCACTACCACGCCCCCGACGACGACCTCTGTGGCGGAGCAACCGGTCACCCGGCTCCGCGTCGTCGACCCCGCCGCCCGGCCCATTCCCGGGGCACGGGTTGGCGACCGGGGAACGACCGGCATCGACGGCTACCTCGAACTCGAGACGCCGGCCGGCGGATTCGCCGTGGCGGCCGACGGCTACCTGGCCCGCCTGGTGCCCGAATGGCTCCCCGGCGACATGGAGGTAGTGCTCGAACCGATCATCGTGGCTGGGGTGGCCCGCTCACCGGCCGGTGAGACGTTGGGCGGTGTGGCGGTGACCCTGGACGATCGGGAGACGATCACCGATGAGTCCGGCCGGTTCGAGTTCATCGCCGCCCCGGCCGGGACGATCCGGCTGTATGCCCCCGGCCTAGCGCGGGCGGAGATCGAATGGGCGGGCCACGACACCTGGGTCCCCGTGACCTTGGAGCGCCTCCTCGTCCGGGCGTTGCATGTGAGCGGATGGGCGATGGGCAGCCCCGACCGCAGGCAGCACCTCCTCGACCTGGCCACGGCAACCGAGATCAACGCGCTGGTGGTGGACCTCAAGGACGAGTCCGGGCGGGTCTTCTATCCGAGCACCGTTCCTCTGGCCGGGCGCCTGGGTGCAGTTGGAAACGAATACACCCTCGAGGAAGTGGTGAACACGGCGGCTGACCTTCACCTGTATTTGATCGGACGGATCGTCACGTTCCAGGATCCGATTGCAGGGAGGGCCGTCCCCGAAATGGCCGTGTGGGACACCACAGCCGGGGCACCGTTCGAGAGGAAGGGCCAGTACTTCCTCGATCCCACCGACCCCGACGCCAGGCAGTATGCCCTCGATCTGGCCGTCGAGGCGTGCGCGGCGGGGTTCGATGAGGTTCAGTTCGACTACGTGCGCTATCCGGCCGGGTTTGACAGCTCGGCGGTGTTCGACGGGGGAGCGGACGCCCGGCAACGACCCATCGTCATTCGGGACTTCCTGGCCGAGGCTTCCGCGCTCCTGCACCCGGCCGGCTGCACGGTCGCCGCCGACATCTTCGGGTTCATCACCTCAACGAAGGGAGACGGCGGGATCGGGCAGCAACTCGAAGAACTCGCCGGCGTAGTCGATGTGCTGTCGCCGATGCTGTATCCGAGCCACTATTCGGAAGGGTGGTTCGGATTCGACGTTCCGAACGATCATCCCGGTCCGGTGGTGGCCCGCGGACTGGACGACGGGATCAACCGGCTCGATTCCCCTGTGATTCTGCGCCCGTGGATTCAGGACTTCTCATACGACGCGGAACAGGTGCGCGCCGAGATCGAGGCGGCCGAGGAGCGAGGCCTGGGCTGGATGCTGTGGAACGCGGCCAGCCGGTTCACAGAGGATGCCCTCCTCCCGGCGACGGGCGAGTAG
- a CDS encoding LON peptidase substrate-binding domain-containing protein: MIRLPMFPLGGVHFPFSVIPLRVFEPRYLQLLDDLTTSDGRFGVVLIERGFEVGGGDVRFNVGTLAEVRAVSDLEEGHKAVLSAGLQRIRIDHWLPDDPYPVAEVELIEEQPAGEHGLDLLVEATRAMHRLLAVASELGADTGNFAPNMGDDPVVGSYYLAQMIPIGSLDAQRLLEADVPEVRLQRIIEHLDDEIELIRLRLAEG; this comes from the coding sequence ATGATCCGGCTGCCGATGTTCCCGCTGGGGGGAGTGCATTTCCCGTTCTCCGTCATTCCCCTGCGGGTGTTCGAACCTCGTTATCTCCAACTTCTCGACGATCTGACGACCTCCGACGGTCGATTCGGAGTCGTCCTCATCGAACGGGGCTTCGAAGTCGGTGGTGGGGATGTCCGTTTCAACGTCGGGACCCTCGCAGAGGTCAGGGCCGTCTCGGATCTCGAGGAAGGGCACAAGGCGGTGCTGTCGGCGGGCCTGCAACGGATTCGCATCGATCACTGGTTGCCGGACGATCCGTATCCGGTGGCGGAGGTGGAACTCATCGAGGAACAACCGGCGGGTGAACACGGACTCGATCTCCTCGTGGAGGCGACGCGAGCCATGCACAGGTTGCTGGCGGTTGCGTCCGAACTCGGGGCAGACACGGGCAACTTCGCTCCCAACATGGGCGATGACCCGGTGGTTGGCAGCTACTACCTGGCGCAGATGATCCCGATCGGGTCGCTCGATGCTCAGCGACTGCTCGAAGCAGACGTACCCGAGGTCCGTCTGCAGCGGATCATTGAACATCTCGACGATGAGATCGAACTCATCCGACTCCGGCTTGCTGAGGGATGA
- a CDS encoding GlsB/YeaQ/YmgE family stress response membrane protein → MFELLVLLIIASLAGSVGASLAGRKGLGCLPSLALGFVGALLGRWLAQQLDLPLLWTIRDFPVIWSVIGAALFVAVLGLISGRGRS, encoded by the coding sequence GTGTTCGAACTCCTTGTCCTGCTCATCATCGCCTCGCTGGCCGGATCGGTCGGTGCCTCGCTGGCCGGACGCAAAGGTCTCGGTTGCCTTCCTTCGCTGGCGCTCGGCTTTGTGGGGGCGCTGCTCGGTCGATGGCTCGCCCAACAACTCGATCTGCCGTTGTTGTGGACCATCCGTGACTTCCCGGTTATCTGGTCGGTGATCGGTGCCGCCCTCTTCGTGGCGGTCCTCGGTCTGATCAGCGGCCGGGGCCGTTCGTAA
- a CDS encoding AMP nucleosidase, which produces MDKLDITRNWLPRYTGMQIEEFGDYILLTNFSDYLERFAERCGCPIRGEGHYMQAATNDEGLTIINFGIGTANAATIMDLLVAVDPKGVLFLGKCGGLKASTEIGHFVLPIAAIRGEGTSNDYFPPEVPALPSFKLHKFVSEKIVARGLDYRTGVVYTSNRRVWEHDEAFVERLKGLTALAIDMETATIFIVGHHNEIARGALLLVSDVPISPEGVKTEKSDAAVTRDWADIHLDLGIEAMTEIATQGEAIKHFRF; this is translated from the coding sequence ATGGACAAACTCGACATCACCCGCAATTGGCTCCCCCGCTACACCGGAATGCAGATCGAGGAGTTTGGTGATTACATCCTGCTCACGAACTTCAGCGACTACCTGGAGCGGTTTGCCGAAAGGTGCGGCTGTCCCATCCGCGGCGAGGGCCACTACATGCAGGCTGCTACCAACGACGAGGGCTTGACGATCATCAATTTCGGAATCGGCACCGCCAACGCGGCGACGATCATGGATCTCCTGGTGGCCGTCGACCCGAAGGGCGTCCTGTTTCTGGGGAAGTGCGGTGGCCTCAAAGCGTCAACCGAGATCGGCCATTTCGTTCTGCCGATTGCAGCCATTCGGGGTGAGGGCACGAGCAACGACTACTTCCCTCCCGAGGTGCCTGCTCTCCCGTCGTTCAAACTCCACAAGTTCGTGTCTGAGAAGATCGTCGCCCGCGGTCTCGACTACCGGACCGGCGTCGTATACACATCCAATCGTCGAGTCTGGGAACACGACGAAGCCTTCGTCGAACGTTTGAAGGGTTTGACGGCGCTGGCCATCGATATGGAAACGGCCACGATTTTCATCGTCGGCCACCACAACGAGATCGCCCGGGGAGCCTTGCTCCTCGTTTCGGACGTGCCGATCAGCCCCGAAGGCGTCAAAACGGAGAAGAGCGACGCGGCCGTCACTCGCGACTGGGCGGACATCCATCTCGACCTAGGCATCGAAGCGATGACGGAAATCGCCACACAAGGCGAAGCAATCAAACACTTCCGCTTCTGA
- the sufB gene encoding Fe-S cluster assembly protein SufB, with amino-acid sequence MATVELDLGAYQLGWHDSEDGYVFKPRKGLNEDIIRDMSKMKKEPGWMLDFRLKAYKRFLSRPIPTWGGGGALNDIDFDDIYYYIKPTEGQSKDWDMVPEEIKATYEKLGIPEAERKYLAGVTAQYESEVVYHRNRDDLEKLGVLFTDMDTAVREYPEIVKEYFGTIIPPNDNKFAALNSAVWSGGSFIYVPPGVHLDQPLQAYFRINSENMGQFERTLIIVDEDAYVHYVEGCSAPIWSTDSLHSAVVEIVVKRGGRCRYSTIQNWSNNVYNLVTKRAAAYADATMEWVDGNLGSKLTMKYPAVWLMEPGAHGEVLSIAFAGEGQHQDAGAKMVHAASNTTSTIISKSICKDGGRAGYRGLVRVEPGAKGVKSFVRCDALILDADSRSDTYPYMEIEESDAEIGHEATVSKVGEEQMFYLMSRGLSEEEATSMIVAGFIEPIVKELPMEYAVEMNRLIELNMIEAGAVG; translated from the coding sequence ATGGCCACTGTCGAACTTGATCTCGGTGCCTACCAGCTTGGATGGCACGACTCTGAAGATGGATACGTCTTCAAGCCTCGCAAGGGGCTGAACGAAGACATCATCCGTGATATGTCCAAGATGAAGAAGGAACCGGGCTGGATGCTCGATTTCCGCCTCAAGGCGTACAAGCGGTTCCTTAGCCGCCCGATTCCTACCTGGGGTGGCGGCGGTGCGCTCAACGACATCGACTTCGACGACATCTACTACTACATCAAGCCGACCGAAGGTCAGTCCAAAGACTGGGACATGGTCCCCGAGGAGATCAAGGCCACCTATGAGAAGCTCGGCATCCCGGAAGCCGAGCGCAAGTACCTGGCCGGTGTGACCGCCCAGTACGAGAGCGAAGTCGTCTACCACCGCAACCGCGACGACCTCGAGAAGCTCGGCGTGCTGTTCACCGATATGGACACCGCAGTTCGCGAGTACCCGGAGATCGTCAAGGAGTACTTCGGGACGATCATCCCGCCGAACGACAACAAGTTCGCTGCTCTCAACTCGGCCGTCTGGTCAGGTGGCTCGTTCATCTACGTGCCGCCCGGGGTGCATCTCGATCAACCGCTCCAGGCGTATTTCCGGATCAACTCCGAGAACATGGGTCAGTTCGAGCGGACGCTGATCATCGTCGATGAAGATGCCTACGTGCACTACGTCGAGGGATGCTCTGCTCCGATCTGGTCGACCGACTCGCTCCACTCGGCTGTGGTCGAGATCGTGGTCAAGCGGGGCGGCCGGTGCCGTTATTCGACCATCCAGAACTGGTCGAACAACGTCTACAACCTGGTCACCAAGCGGGCCGCGGCCTATGCCGACGCCACGATGGAGTGGGTCGACGGCAACCTCGGGTCGAAGCTCACCATGAAGTACCCGGCCGTCTGGCTGATGGAACCGGGCGCCCATGGCGAGGTGCTCTCGATCGCCTTCGCCGGCGAAGGTCAGCACCAGGATGCCGGCGCCAAGATGGTCCACGCCGCTTCGAACACGACCTCGACGATCATCTCGAAGTCGATCTGCAAGGACGGCGGCCGGGCCGGTTATCGGGGTCTCGTGCGAGTTGAGCCGGGCGCCAAAGGTGTGAAGTCCTTCGTCCGCTGCGACGCCCTCATCCTCGACGCCGACTCCCGTTCGGATACCTATCCGTATATGGAGATCGAGGAATCCGACGCAGAGATCGGCCACGAGGCCACCGTCTCCAAGGTCGGTGAAGAGCAGATGTTCTACCTGATGAGTCGCGGCCTCTCAGAAGAGGAGGCGACCTCGATGATCGTCGCCGGCTTCATCGAGCCGATCGTCAAGGAACTCCCAATGGAGTACGCGGTCGAGATGAACCGCCTCATCGAACTCAACATGATCGAAGCCGGGGCCGTCGGCTAG
- a CDS encoding NAD(P)H-binding protein: MPVIVVGADTPIGAEIVGRLAGAGGEVRAFITDPQAGEELRRRGCKVAIGDVSDGSHVEMAALECFTAVLVAESAGDDRERAFAGTPGDVAVAWMEAVQAARIHRLIWVGSPAMPEPPVEATISEVAVVSAEDKETAAEVVRLNELETLP; the protein is encoded by the coding sequence GTGCCAGTAATTGTTGTTGGAGCCGACACCCCGATTGGGGCCGAGATCGTCGGGAGACTCGCCGGAGCGGGTGGAGAAGTGCGCGCCTTCATCACAGACCCGCAGGCAGGCGAGGAGCTACGCAGAAGAGGATGCAAGGTGGCGATCGGAGATGTGTCAGACGGATCCCACGTCGAGATGGCTGCGCTCGAGTGTTTCACCGCAGTGCTCGTTGCCGAATCGGCAGGAGACGATCGGGAACGAGCATTCGCCGGCACCCCGGGCGACGTGGCGGTGGCCTGGATGGAGGCCGTGCAGGCGGCGAGGATTCACCGTTTGATCTGGGTCGGTTCGCCGGCCATGCCGGAACCACCGGTGGAAGCGACCATCTCTGAGGTGGCCGTGGTGAGCGCTGAGGATAAAGAGACCGCCGCCGAGGTAGTCCGCCTCAACGAACTCGAAACACTCCCCTGA
- a CDS encoding M23 family metallopeptidase produces the protein MKPNRIHAFALIVGLTVATFALPAQAAEDEFTLVFPQPSEATEFVNSWGNARSGGRQHKGTDLLAPQMTPVVAAADGIVKKFGNGPRSGYYIVISHRDGYETWYMHMNNDTPGTDDGRGAPEYTYVAALEVGDSVEAGQLLGFVGDSGNAEGSTHHTHFELHLNGRAINPFPFLKAAWERWELEQLIERGEVPFS, from the coding sequence ATGAAACCCAACCGTATACACGCGTTCGCACTCATAGTCGGCCTCACGGTCGCCACGTTCGCTCTGCCCGCTCAGGCGGCCGAGGACGAGTTCACCCTTGTCTTCCCTCAGCCGAGCGAGGCGACCGAGTTCGTCAACAGTTGGGGCAATGCCCGGTCGGGCGGCCGTCAGCACAAGGGCACAGATCTCCTCGCTCCGCAGATGACTCCGGTGGTGGCCGCTGCCGACGGAATCGTCAAGAAGTTCGGCAACGGTCCCCGCTCCGGGTACTACATCGTGATCAGCCACCGCGACGGCTATGAGACCTGGTACATGCACATGAACAACGACACTCCCGGCACCGACGACGGTCGGGGCGCTCCCGAATACACCTACGTTGCCGCCCTCGAAGTTGGCGATTCCGTGGAAGCCGGCCAACTGCTCGGCTTTGTAGGTGATAGCGGGAACGCGGAGGGATCGACCCACCACACCCACTTCGAACTGCACCTCAACGGGCGGGCGATCAACCCCTTTCCGTTCTTGAAGGCAGCCTGGGAGCGGTGGGAACTCGAACAACTCATCGAGCGCGGGGAAGTCCCGTTCAGCTGA
- a CDS encoding DUF6159 family protein produces MGRISSTINLAKQSWEVLKADKELMALPVLSFIASAIVAATFVVPMFFIGEEPGAIGYVVMFVMYVALAFVTIYFNTALVSAADERLRGEDPTIGSALSGANRLLGRILPWALISATVSIILRTIEQRGGILGRIAAGLAGLAWTLVTFLVIPIFVVEGLTVGDAVKRSAELFKRTWGENVAAQFGFGLLGFLLAIPAILLIVLGVVTGSGIALGVAILVGVLWLVAVSVVLAALNAIFQTALYHYAANGQSLGPFGRGTLSSAFRAKPSRGLGY; encoded by the coding sequence ATGGGACGCATAAGCAGCACGATCAACCTTGCCAAGCAATCCTGGGAAGTACTCAAGGCCGACAAGGAGCTCATGGCGTTACCGGTTCTGTCGTTCATCGCCAGCGCCATCGTCGCCGCCACCTTCGTGGTCCCCATGTTCTTCATCGGTGAGGAACCCGGCGCGATCGGCTACGTGGTCATGTTCGTCATGTATGTGGCCCTCGCCTTCGTGACCATCTATTTCAACACCGCCCTGGTTTCGGCCGCCGACGAACGCCTACGAGGTGAAGATCCGACCATCGGCAGCGCACTATCGGGCGCCAACCGGTTGCTCGGGCGGATCCTCCCCTGGGCGCTGATCTCGGCAACCGTCTCGATCATCCTGCGCACCATCGAACAACGCGGCGGAATTCTGGGCCGGATCGCAGCAGGCCTCGCCGGGCTCGCCTGGACGCTCGTGACCTTCCTGGTGATCCCCATCTTCGTTGTCGAGGGATTGACCGTCGGCGACGCCGTCAAGCGTTCCGCCGAACTGTTCAAGCGGACCTGGGGAGAAAACGTCGCCGCTCAGTTCGGCTTCGGGCTTCTCGGTTTCCTGCTGGCGATCCCGGCCATCCTGCTCATCGTCCTGGGTGTGGTGACGGGCAGTGGCATCGCCCTCGGCGTCGCCATCCTGGTCGGGGTGTTGTGGCTGGTGGCGGTGTCCGTGGTGCTCGCCGCCCTCAACGCCATCTTCCAGACGGCCCTCTACCACTACGCCGCCAACGGGCAGTCTCTCGGTCCGTTCGGACGGGGCACGCTTTCAAGCGCATTCCGGGCCAAACCGTCACGGGGTTTGGGGTACTGA
- a CDS encoding sigma-70 family RNA polymerase sigma factor, which produces MSKRHRDGASIADTVGIYLERVSSHTLLTADDEVALARAMESGRKAQRRLEAADDLTPEQRATLYRLVHDGEEAKMEFIRANLRLVISIAKRYAGRGLDLLDLIQEGNLGLIRAVEKFDWRKGFKFSTYATWWIRQAITRGLGNQARTIRLPVHMVDVVRSVQEASQNLTDELRRPPTLEEIAEVSGLDVERVKAALSAPSDTVSLDRPVGEEGDAELHDFVEDERMPDPFRHAAEVLRQRHVARALEVLDPEEQRIIALRFGLDGGEPRTLSDVGRMFDLTRERVRQIEGRALAKLRHPSSSFELESLL; this is translated from the coding sequence GTGAGTAAGCGACATCGTGACGGGGCTTCTATTGCCGACACGGTAGGTATCTACCTGGAGAGGGTTTCGTCACATACGCTGTTGACGGCCGACGATGAAGTCGCCCTGGCCAGGGCTATGGAGTCCGGCCGCAAGGCACAGCGCCGACTCGAGGCCGCCGACGATCTGACCCCCGAACAGCGGGCGACCCTGTACCGCCTGGTCCACGACGGCGAAGAAGCCAAGATGGAGTTCATCAGGGCCAATCTGCGGCTGGTGATCTCGATCGCCAAACGCTACGCAGGGCGCGGATTGGATCTGCTGGACCTGATTCAGGAAGGCAACCTCGGTCTCATCCGTGCGGTCGAGAAGTTCGACTGGCGAAAGGGATTCAAGTTCTCCACTTACGCCACCTGGTGGATCCGCCAGGCGATCACCAGGGGTCTGGGCAACCAGGCCAGGACGATCCGCCTCCCGGTCCACATGGTCGACGTCGTCCGTTCCGTGCAGGAGGCCAGTCAGAACCTCACCGACGAACTCCGACGCCCACCGACTCTGGAGGAAATCGCCGAAGTCAGCGGACTCGACGTCGAACGGGTGAAAGCCGCCCTGTCCGCCCCATCCGACACCGTGTCCCTCGACCGGCCGGTCGGCGAGGAGGGCGACGCCGAACTCCACGATTTCGTCGAAGACGAACGGATGCCCGATCCCTTCCGGCATGCGGCCGAAGTACTCCGCCAGCGCCACGTCGCCCGCGCTCTCGAAGTCCTGGACCCCGAAGAGCAGCGAATCATCGCCCTGCGGTTCGGACTCGACGGCGGTGAGCCGCGCACGCTCTCCGACGTGGGGCGGATGTTCGACCTGACCCGCGAGCGCGTCCGTCAGATCGAAGGCCGCGCCCTGGCCAAACTGCGACACCCGTCATCATCATTTGAGCTCGAGTCGTTACTGTAA
- a CDS encoding PQQ-binding-like beta-propeller repeat protein has translation MRRLLAVFFLSLAGGAVLTGLYLIAFSGADPVTAQPALAPAATTLPPAVTTTQPPATTTTTTLPLGRFVDRRTVGAAWGSTVGVLQFRGNPSRTWYGPGELPDDPERIWRFPDQAMCGSSSVGGEVTQWCGTGWTGQPAVWVRPDGVTEVVFGAYDKAVHFVDAATGERTRPDFGVGDLIKGSVTIDPDGYPLLYFGSRDNKLRAVALDRPQPVELWAIDSADHPGIWNNDWDGNPSIVEDIMFEGGENGILFATKLNRSYDAEGLVQVAPDILVKVEGWNSDLIRSTGDRNASIESSVAILDGRLYFTNSGGRVVGLDITNVESGEAPIVFDFWAGDDIDASPVIDADGMLYIAAELERYLPRATEVGQIMKLDPSRPDDPLVWSVAVPPLNSVSDGGAWATPALGDGVLYVATHPGDLLAIDADTGEVVWSDEIGFHAWSSPLVVDGHLLTAVNCDAGGGLRAYSLADPRSPFQVWEMTHGGGCIESTPTVWDGRIYVGSRDGFFYAFGDR, from the coding sequence ATGCGTCGCCTGCTCGCTGTCTTCTTCCTCTCCCTGGCCGGAGGTGCGGTACTCACCGGCCTCTATTTGATCGCCTTCTCCGGCGCCGACCCGGTTACAGCCCAACCCGCTCTGGCGCCGGCGGCCACCACATTGCCTCCTGCCGTGACGACGACCCAACCCCCCGCCACGACTACCACCACAACGCTGCCGCTTGGTCGCTTCGTCGACCGGCGAACGGTGGGAGCGGCGTGGGGATCCACCGTTGGTGTGCTCCAGTTCAGGGGAAACCCGTCCCGGACCTGGTACGGGCCGGGGGAACTCCCCGACGACCCGGAGCGCATATGGCGCTTCCCGGACCAGGCGATGTGCGGTTCGTCGTCGGTCGGTGGAGAAGTCACGCAATGGTGTGGCACCGGGTGGACCGGCCAGCCGGCCGTGTGGGTCCGCCCGGACGGGGTCACCGAGGTCGTTTTCGGGGCGTATGACAAGGCGGTTCACTTCGTGGACGCCGCCACCGGAGAGCGCACCCGGCCGGACTTCGGCGTCGGCGACCTGATCAAGGGATCCGTGACGATCGACCCGGACGGCTACCCGCTCCTCTACTTCGGGTCCCGCGACAACAAACTGCGAGCCGTGGCGCTCGATCGGCCGCAGCCTGTCGAGTTGTGGGCGATCGACTCGGCCGATCACCCGGGCATCTGGAACAACGACTGGGACGGCAACCCATCAATCGTCGAGGACATCATGTTCGAGGGCGGGGAAAACGGCATCCTGTTCGCGACGAAGCTCAACCGTTCCTACGACGCGGAAGGTCTGGTGCAGGTGGCCCCGGACATCCTCGTCAAGGTCGAGGGCTGGAACAGTGATTTGATCCGCTCCACCGGCGACCGGAATGCGTCGATCGAGAGTTCCGTGGCGATCCTCGACGGGCGCCTGTACTTCACGAACTCGGGCGGTCGGGTGGTCGGCCTCGATATCACCAACGTCGAGTCGGGTGAAGCGCCCATCGTGTTCGACTTCTGGGCGGGCGACGACATCGACGCCTCCCCGGTCATCGACGCAGACGGGATGCTCTATATCGCCGCCGAACTCGAACGGTATCTCCCCCGGGCAACCGAAGTGGGTCAGATCATGAAACTCGACCCGTCACGCCCGGACGATCCGCTCGTCTGGAGTGTGGCCGTGCCCCCGCTCAACTCGGTGTCAGACGGCGGCGCCTGGGCAACCCCGGCGCTGGGTGACGGAGTCTTGTACGTCGCCACGCATCCCGGGGATCTTCTTGCCATCGACGCCGACACCGGCGAGGTCGTGTGGAGCGACGAAATCGGCTTCCACGCCTGGTCCTCGCCGCTGGTCGTGGACGGCCACCTTTTGACCGCCGTCAACTGCGATGCGGGCGGAGGGCTGCGGGCCTACTCGTTGGCCGACCCGCGGAGTCCCTTCCAGGTGTGGGAGATGACGCACGGCGGTGGTTGCATCGAGAGCACCCCGACCGTCTGGGACGGCCGGATCTACGTCGGCAGCCGGGACGGGTTCTTCTACGCGTTCGGGGATCGGTAG
- a CDS encoding YihY/virulence factor BrkB family protein, which yields MADTFERLTTSSPVRFWRRFASAGPGVLAAAVAFNLFFALVPATIPLVVAASFFGRNQEAQAQTVDFLEQVLPSSSAASIADALSKAWDSVEGTKGLVVAISLLISIWAGSRGVNTIMRVLTRIEGMEDSRSWFKRRLVAIALTLGAGGMLLLTGVLIVAGAAIAEWMAHLTDLEWPVTLWELLSVPVGILALFSFLTALYRWGPPQRLPGFWIAALVGTLSTISVTLGFRLYVETSGGLSATFIAFTTVAVLLLWLFLMAYVIILSAAIGASASRGLASRRVNGANGGGEISLGLETMEQEIAR from the coding sequence GTGGCGGATACGTTTGAACGCTTGACCACTTCGTCGCCGGTTCGCTTCTGGCGGAGGTTCGCGTCCGCCGGTCCCGGCGTGCTGGCTGCGGCTGTGGCCTTCAACCTCTTCTTCGCGCTGGTTCCGGCAACGATCCCGCTGGTTGTGGCCGCCTCGTTCTTCGGTCGTAATCAGGAGGCGCAGGCCCAGACGGTCGATTTCCTCGAGCAGGTCCTGCCGTCGAGCAGCGCCGCCTCAATTGCCGATGCCCTCTCCAAGGCCTGGGATTCGGTCGAAGGCACAAAAGGTCTCGTGGTGGCGATCAGCCTCTTGATCTCGATCTGGGCCGGATCGCGCGGCGTGAACACGATCATGCGGGTTTTGACCCGGATCGAAGGCATGGAGGACAGCCGGTCGTGGTTCAAACGTCGTCTGGTTGCGATCGCGCTCACCCTGGGCGCCGGCGGCATGCTTCTCTTGACCGGTGTGCTCATCGTTGCCGGTGCCGCCATCGCTGAATGGATGGCGCACCTCACCGATCTCGAATGGCCGGTCACGCTCTGGGAACTGCTGTCGGTGCCGGTCGGCATTCTGGCGCTCTTCTCGTTCCTCACAGCTCTCTATCGGTGGGGACCGCCGCAACGCCTCCCGGGGTTCTGGATTGCGGCACTGGTGGGCACCCTCAGCACGATCAGCGTGACGCTCGGGTTCCGCTTGTATGTCGAGACCTCGGGAGGGCTCAGCGCCACTTTCATCGCCTTCACCACTGTGGCCGTGCTCCTCCTCTGGCTGTTCTTGATGGCCTACGTCATCATCCTGTCGGCGGCCATCGGCGCCTCTGCCTCGCGCGGACTCGCCTCCCGGCGCGTCAACGGCGCCAACGGTGGCGGGGAAATCTCGCTCGGACTCGAAACGATGGAGCAGGAGATCGCCCGTTAG
- a CDS encoding HAD family phosphatase — MIRAVVFDLGGVVLDSPFDVIRATERRHGLESGFFNRVASRPNGAWALHETGTLDRRGFVAGFEEECRSGGAAIDANRLLDEIEAYARPRPQMLAAMARLKEAGYLVAALTNNWDSPAAGWEGPALHDAFDVFVESWVEGVRKPDPAIYLRLLERLAVEAGECVFLDDIGQNLKTARNLGLATIKVTDPDQALSELGAMLGFDF; from the coding sequence ATGATCAGGGCGGTCGTTTTCGACCTCGGCGGCGTGGTTCTCGACTCTCCATTCGACGTGATCCGCGCCACCGAACGCCGGCACGGACTCGAGTCCGGGTTCTTCAATCGGGTTGCCTCCCGACCGAACGGAGCCTGGGCACTGCACGAAACGGGAACCCTTGATCGACGTGGGTTCGTTGCCGGGTTCGAGGAGGAATGCCGGTCGGGCGGTGCCGCCATCGACGCCAACCGCCTTCTCGATGAGATCGAGGCGTACGCCAGACCCCGGCCGCAGATGCTGGCGGCGATGGCCCGACTGAAGGAGGCCGGCTATCTGGTGGCAGCCCTGACAAACAACTGGGATTCACCTGCGGCCGGTTGGGAGGGACCGGCTCTGCACGACGCTTTCGACGTCTTCGTGGAGTCCTGGGTCGAGGGGGTTCGGAAGCCGGACCCGGCCATCTATCTCCGCCTGCTCGAGAGGCTGGCGGTCGAAGCAGGGGAGTGCGTGTTCCTCGACGACATCGGCCAGAACCTCAAAACGGCCCGCAATCTCGGCCTGGCCACCATCAAAGTGACCGACCCCGACCAGGCCCTATCAGAGTTGGGCGCCATGCTCGGATTTGATTTCTAG